One window of the Rhizobiaceae bacterium genome contains the following:
- a CDS encoding nucleotidyltransferase domain-containing protein yields MQLQELNGDQSRELINTAQRYSVWAEARKRYEGYRGSMSFVTRNGVEYLLRDYYDPKSGVRRQKSLGRRDSSTERIFEAFTQGKVESADRRRAASDTLQRQAAVNRALRLGRVPEIAARIARELEEAGLLGRGIKIVGTNALFAYEAAAGVHLASELTTTEDMDMLFDARARIRLALEEGVEERTLLGLLRQADKSFARTSRTFQAANAEGYLVDLIKPERNPPWTIEASSISDDRFDLEASPIDGLAWHESAPPFEALAIDARGFPVRLVVPDPRAFAVHKLWLSEQSDRNPAKRRRDRQQAETAAQITARYLQHLPFESNALKSFPKPIVERAGPLFELSGEEAS; encoded by the coding sequence ATGCAATTACAAGAGCTTAATGGAGACCAAAGCCGCGAACTGATCAATACGGCGCAACGCTATTCCGTCTGGGCCGAGGCGCGAAAGCGTTACGAAGGCTATCGCGGCTCCATGTCCTTCGTCACTCGGAATGGCGTCGAGTACTTGTTGCGCGACTATTATGATCCGAAATCGGGCGTGCGTCGGCAGAAATCGCTGGGCCGGCGGGATTCCTCGACGGAACGAATCTTCGAAGCCTTCACGCAGGGCAAGGTCGAATCCGCGGATCGAAGGCGTGCCGCATCAGACACGCTACAGCGACAGGCGGCAGTCAACAGAGCCCTGCGGCTTGGACGCGTGCCGGAAATTGCCGCCAGGATCGCACGCGAACTGGAGGAAGCAGGTTTGCTGGGTCGTGGCATCAAGATCGTCGGCACAAATGCTCTTTTTGCCTATGAAGCCGCCGCCGGGGTCCACCTTGCCTCCGAACTGACCACCACGGAAGACATGGACATGCTGTTCGACGCGCGGGCGCGCATCCGGCTGGCATTGGAGGAAGGCGTCGAGGAACGGACCTTGCTCGGCCTGCTTCGCCAGGCGGACAAATCGTTCGCGCGAACATCACGAACCTTCCAGGCCGCAAACGCGGAAGGCTACCTGGTGGATCTGATCAAACCCGAGCGAAATCCGCCTTGGACGATTGAAGCGAGTTCGATATCGGATGATCGATTCGATCTTGAGGCTTCGCCGATCGACGGCTTGGCATGGCACGAAAGTGCGCCGCCCTTCGAAGCTTTGGCGATCGACGCACGTGGCTTTCCGGTGCGTCTGGTCGTACCGGACCCGCGGGCATTCGCGGTGCACAAATTGTGGCTTTCAGAGCAGTCTGACCGAAACCCCGCGAAGCGCAGGCGCGACCGTCAGCAAGCCGAGACGGCGGCGCAAATCACTGCTCGATATCTTCAACACCTGCCGTTCGAATCCAACGCGCTGAAGAGCTTTCCCAAACCCATCGTTGAACGCGCCGGTCCGCTCTTCGAATTATCGGGAGAAGAGGCGTCGTAG
- a CDS encoding L,D-transpeptidase → MTFRSPVLSRRRFLGGASAVAAGAVLSACTTASRDVPPQPARPPRPEVGEDYMMMYGPVSDNGFDLPAIPVEKIPPQFLRQVVDDPTGERPGTIVVDTSSHFLYLVREGGYAIRYGVGLGRAGFEWAGRAEIRWKQKWPKWTPPDTMIARDPSLAKWSADNGGMPGGLTNPLGARALYIFQGDEDTLYRVHGSPEWWSIGKSVSSGCVRMINQDVIDLYDRVPQQSPIIVTGGVGAPMASQPLDGQGIPIDSGVPLGSVLLGRV, encoded by the coding sequence ATGACCTTTCGTTCTCCCGTCCTCTCCCGCCGTCGTTTCCTCGGCGGAGCTTCCGCGGTCGCCGCCGGCGCCGTCCTCAGCGCCTGCACCACGGCGAGCAGGGACGTGCCGCCTCAGCCGGCACGCCCGCCGCGCCCGGAAGTCGGGGAAGACTATATGATGATGTACGGGCCGGTATCGGACAACGGTTTCGACCTGCCGGCCATACCCGTCGAGAAGATTCCGCCGCAATTCCTGCGGCAGGTCGTGGACGATCCGACCGGCGAGCGCCCCGGCACCATCGTGGTCGATACGTCCTCGCACTTCCTCTATCTCGTGCGCGAAGGCGGCTATGCCATCCGCTACGGCGTGGGGCTTGGCCGCGCCGGCTTCGAATGGGCCGGTCGCGCCGAAATCCGCTGGAAGCAGAAATGGCCGAAATGGACGCCGCCGGACACGATGATCGCGCGCGATCCCTCGCTGGCCAAGTGGAGCGCCGACAATGGCGGCATGCCTGGCGGGCTGACGAATCCGCTCGGCGCCCGCGCGCTCTACATCTTCCAGGGCGACGAGGACACGCTCTATCGCGTCCACGGCTCGCCGGAATGGTGGTCCATCGGCAAGTCGGTCTCGTCAGGTTGCGTGCGCATGATCAACCAGGACGTGATCGATCTTTACGACCGTGTCCCGCAGCAATCGCCGATCATCGTGACCGGCGGTGTCGGCGCGCCGATGGCGTCGCAGCCGCTCGACGGTCAGGGCATCCCGATCGATTCCGGCGTGCCGCTGGGCTCGGTGCTGCTCGGACGGGTGTAA